The following proteins come from a genomic window of Achromobacter deleyi:
- a CDS encoding terminase small subunit translates to MIDLEKKSTQARFAQLVGVTQPVISGLLMRGVLTSGDTLGNWLLAYCGNLRDAAAGRNRDPDTAGLDPTEEKARLNAAQADKVEMENAERRGELAPVSVLEEVLVRAGTKVAATFDAIPGVLKRRLPNLTDADLTIVRRELAKARNAVAALSLEDIESEDDNEGE, encoded by the coding sequence ATGATCGACCTGGAAAAGAAATCTACGCAGGCAAGGTTTGCGCAGCTCGTTGGGGTCACCCAGCCGGTTATCAGCGGCCTGCTGATGCGCGGTGTTTTGACCAGCGGCGACACCTTGGGCAACTGGCTTTTGGCCTACTGCGGGAACCTGCGGGACGCTGCCGCCGGGCGCAACCGCGATCCGGACACGGCCGGCCTGGACCCGACCGAGGAAAAGGCGCGACTGAACGCCGCCCAGGCCGACAAGGTGGAAATGGAGAACGCCGAGCGCCGGGGCGAGCTGGCGCCGGTCTCGGTGCTGGAGGAGGTCCTGGTGCGCGCGGGGACGAAGGTGGCCGCCACTTTCGACGCCATTCCGGGCGTCCTGAAGCGGCGTTTGCCGAACCTGACCGACGCGGATTTGACGATTGTGCGCCGGGAACTGGCTAAGGCGCGCAACGCCGTGGCCGCCCTGTCCTTGGAGGATATTGAATCGGAAGACGATAACGAGGGTGAATGA
- a CDS encoding phage terminase large subunit family protein: MMLVEDNRAGVARALRRGLASFGAPEPMTLREWAERNFYLSAESSYVEQNWEAWPFQRAILACIGSDDLTEVDVIKSARVGYTKIVLAAVGYFAEHRRRNQALWQPTDSARDEFVKTELEPMLRDVEVMHPIFPTRLARHKDNTLLVKKFIGSALHLRGGRAGDNYRRLSVSVAILDEFSSFDSNIDGEGDPGQLAAKRLEGATFPKMVIGSTPKLKETCLMEKRAAGADARYDYHIRCPHCDEHHAITWGGKDEPHGFKWLNDDPDTVRHLCPHCGTLIAQGEYLAASEDGFWHGSDGTTIDRDGVFRNAAGEVVPAHKRVAFHVWTGYSPMVSWSKIVREFLDAYAKAEQGDDEPLKTFWNTTLGQAWEGEIEKIEADELKRRAEIEAYSLPGQAENVVPMGCTLLLAGCDTQGNRVEVAVWGFGRGCEMWTVDHQIFHGNPAEDEVWNSVAEYLFERRFQHEGGQQMSIYATAIDSGGHYSNAVYDFARRNKARRVYAVRGRPFGEKAIKDGAGQVDIDWRGKRVKKGVILWHVGTNRAKDLLHSRLAIESPGPGYVHLSADLSDEWFRQFSGEVRVARKTATGVRTLWTAIRKRVETWDCAVYALWVAEHLGLTRKTEAWWDAMAAKLDAMPPPADSVEADDAPVPDSSGKVLPQAARGEATVAKSRTPPRPARRRSSSSSYLKARR; encoded by the coding sequence ATGATGCTCGTAGAAGACAACCGCGCGGGAGTTGCACGCGCGCTTCGTCGCGGGCTGGCATCCTTCGGCGCTCCGGAGCCTATGACGCTTCGGGAGTGGGCAGAGCGAAATTTCTACCTGTCAGCCGAGTCGTCCTACGTTGAGCAGAACTGGGAGGCCTGGCCGTTCCAGCGTGCGATCCTCGCATGCATCGGCAGCGATGACCTGACCGAAGTGGATGTCATCAAGTCGGCTCGGGTCGGCTACACGAAGATCGTTCTCGCCGCGGTCGGGTACTTCGCCGAACATCGGCGCCGCAATCAGGCGCTGTGGCAGCCGACCGATAGCGCGCGTGACGAGTTCGTCAAGACCGAGCTCGAGCCCATGCTGCGCGATGTCGAGGTCATGCATCCGATTTTTCCTACTCGGCTCGCGCGTCACAAGGACAACACGCTGCTGGTGAAGAAGTTTATCGGCAGCGCGCTTCACCTTCGGGGGGGCAGGGCGGGGGACAACTACCGCCGCCTGTCCGTTAGCGTGGCAATCCTTGATGAGTTCAGTTCGTTCGACTCGAACATCGACGGCGAGGGTGATCCAGGTCAACTGGCTGCCAAACGTCTGGAGGGGGCCACGTTCCCCAAAATGGTGATCGGCTCGACCCCCAAGCTGAAAGAGACATGCCTCATGGAAAAGCGGGCGGCCGGCGCAGATGCACGGTATGACTACCATATCCGTTGCCCGCACTGCGATGAGCACCACGCAATCACATGGGGCGGAAAGGACGAGCCTCACGGCTTCAAATGGCTGAACGATGACCCCGATACGGTGCGACACCTCTGCCCGCACTGCGGGACCCTGATCGCCCAGGGCGAGTATCTTGCAGCATCCGAGGATGGGTTTTGGCACGGTTCCGACGGAACCACCATCGACCGTGATGGGGTATTCCGCAATGCGGCCGGAGAGGTGGTCCCCGCGCACAAGCGGGTCGCATTCCACGTCTGGACTGGATACAGTCCGATGGTCAGCTGGTCCAAGATCGTCCGCGAGTTCCTGGACGCCTACGCAAAGGCCGAGCAGGGCGACGATGAGCCGCTGAAGACCTTCTGGAACACCACGCTGGGCCAGGCTTGGGAAGGTGAGATCGAGAAGATCGAGGCCGATGAGTTGAAACGTCGGGCTGAGATTGAGGCGTACAGCTTGCCTGGCCAGGCCGAGAACGTGGTGCCCATGGGCTGCACTTTGCTACTTGCTGGGTGCGACACCCAAGGCAACCGCGTCGAGGTGGCGGTTTGGGGCTTCGGCCGTGGATGCGAAATGTGGACCGTCGACCACCAGATCTTTCACGGGAATCCGGCGGAGGACGAGGTTTGGAACAGCGTGGCGGAATACCTGTTCGAGCGTCGGTTCCAGCATGAGGGCGGCCAGCAGATGAGCATTTACGCCACCGCGATCGACTCGGGTGGCCACTATTCAAACGCCGTGTACGACTTCGCGCGCCGCAACAAGGCGCGGCGTGTGTATGCGGTGCGTGGGCGGCCATTCGGAGAGAAGGCCATCAAGGATGGCGCGGGACAAGTCGATATCGACTGGCGTGGCAAGCGCGTGAAAAAGGGTGTGATTCTGTGGCACGTGGGCACCAATCGAGCGAAAGATCTGCTCCATAGTCGGCTGGCGATTGAGTCTCCTGGGCCTGGATACGTTCACCTCTCTGCGGACCTCTCTGACGAATGGTTCCGCCAGTTCTCCGGTGAAGTGCGGGTCGCCCGAAAGACTGCGACGGGTGTTCGCACCCTCTGGACGGCGATTCGCAAGCGTGTGGAGACCTGGGACTGCGCGGTGTATGCCCTGTGGGTAGCGGAACACTTAGGGCTGACACGCAAGACGGAAGCGTGGTGGGACGCGATGGCGGCCAAGTTGGACGCCATGCCGCCGCCTGCGGATTCGGTGGAAGCGGATGACGCTCCAGTCCCGGACTCCAGCGGCAAGGTGCTTCCTCAGGCAGCTCGAGGCGAGGCGACGGTGGCTAAATCCCGCACGCCGCCCCGGCCCGCCCGTCGCCGCTCATCTTCCTCCAGCTATTTAAAAGCCCGCAGGTAG
- a CDS encoding phage regulatory CII family protein: MNITTAADLTVHDYKGGSEALGAVIGMSPAVLRNKVNPNNATHHLTLAEADRIVRLTGDTRILAAFAHAHGFLLVKAPESCGDSDMSVLEQVAALMVANGQLGKEVYDALADGGVDLAEVERVSAAARVLMEAAAEVARRIKGMAER, encoded by the coding sequence TTGAACATCACCACCGCAGCAGACTTGACAGTACATGACTACAAGGGCGGCAGCGAGGCCCTGGGGGCTGTGATCGGCATGTCGCCCGCCGTTCTGCGCAACAAGGTCAACCCTAACAATGCAACGCATCACCTCACCCTGGCGGAGGCCGACCGAATCGTCCGCCTGACCGGCGATACGCGCATCCTGGCAGCGTTCGCACATGCGCACGGCTTCTTGCTGGTCAAAGCGCCGGAATCCTGCGGGGACAGCGACATGTCGGTGCTGGAGCAGGTGGCCGCGCTGATGGTCGCCAACGGCCAGCTTGGGAAAGAAGTCTACGACGCGCTCGCCGATGGCGGCGTCGACCTGGCCGAGGTGGAGCGTGTCTCGGCGGCCGCGCGCGTCCTCATGGAGGCTGCCGCGGAAGTGGCGCGCCGTATCAAGGGTATGGCCGAACGATGA
- a CDS encoding ParB/RepB/Spo0J family partition protein codes for MAKKSKDVYGAEGQSNLLTFDPDKLVLVTDEASPLYDPRVHLPVDEAMARNIDFQGVLEPVGISKNPETGETEVVFGRQRVKAARLANQWRHHRGEPPRLIPGVVWHGERRNALDAIVGENEARTADTPLGRAEKMRRHLVLGKGEDQIAVIYSCTVATVRDTLALLDSPRVVQNAVEAGQITLTHAKALAKLPVAEQRTKVAELVQAGQGVKAHERSRKQAAVMGERPRVKSRKQIQAALEQAQGDYAAALRWVLGEEGAAA; via the coding sequence ATGGCTAAGAAATCCAAAGATGTGTACGGCGCCGAAGGGCAAAGCAATCTGCTCACCTTCGACCCCGACAAGCTGGTGCTGGTGACCGACGAGGCCAGCCCGCTCTATGACCCCCGCGTACACCTGCCCGTCGACGAAGCGATGGCGCGCAACATCGACTTCCAGGGCGTGCTGGAGCCGGTCGGGATCTCCAAGAACCCCGAAACCGGAGAAACCGAAGTCGTCTTCGGTCGGCAACGCGTCAAGGCTGCGCGTCTTGCCAACCAGTGGCGCCACCACCGCGGCGAGCCTCCACGCCTGATTCCCGGCGTTGTCTGGCACGGCGAGCGCAGAAACGCCCTGGATGCCATCGTCGGGGAAAACGAAGCGCGCACGGCCGACACGCCGCTCGGGCGCGCCGAGAAGATGCGCCGCCACCTCGTCCTGGGCAAAGGCGAAGACCAGATCGCCGTCATCTACAGCTGCACCGTCGCCACGGTACGCGACACGCTCGCACTGCTGGATAGCCCCAGGGTAGTGCAGAACGCAGTCGAAGCCGGTCAGATCACCCTCACGCACGCCAAGGCACTTGCCAAGCTGCCGGTCGCCGAGCAGCGCACCAAGGTTGCCGAACTGGTCCAGGCGGGCCAAGGCGTCAAGGCGCACGAGCGCAGCCGCAAGCAAGCCGCCGTCATGGGCGAGCGCCCCCGAGTGAAATCCCGCAAGCAGATCCAGGCCGCGCTGGAACAGGCCCAGGGCGACTATGCCGCCGCCCTGCGCTGGGTTCTGGGCGAAGAAGGCGCGGCAGCATGA
- a CDS encoding DUF6475 domain-containing protein — protein sequence MIDADKPALFELVGNVYSFYAREASVFVFNVWWEAVKAYDLDAVSQAFSRHCANPDSGQFLPKPADVVKMLHGSTQDAALQAWAKVDRAVRGVGTWASVAFDDPLIHRVLHDMGGWSPLGRKEEREWPFLASEFVNRYRGYRGRSERPEYPPILLGDADAHNGRIGAEAGTPVLIGDAGRAALVVAGGACRPLVEFHRPEVLSLSAQSQQALLASAGIDEDMVALS from the coding sequence ATGATCGACGCTGACAAGCCGGCTCTGTTCGAATTGGTTGGGAACGTGTATTCGTTCTACGCCCGCGAGGCGTCTGTCTTCGTGTTCAACGTCTGGTGGGAGGCCGTGAAGGCATACGACCTGGATGCGGTGTCGCAGGCGTTCAGTCGGCATTGCGCCAACCCGGATTCGGGCCAATTCCTGCCCAAGCCGGCCGATGTGGTCAAGATGCTGCACGGATCCACCCAGGACGCCGCGCTGCAAGCCTGGGCGAAAGTGGACCGTGCGGTGCGCGGCGTCGGCACCTGGGCAAGCGTGGCCTTCGATGACCCTCTCATCCACCGCGTGCTGCACGACATGGGCGGATGGTCGCCGCTGGGGCGCAAAGAGGAGCGGGAATGGCCGTTTCTGGCCAGTGAGTTCGTGAATCGCTATCGGGGCTACAGGGGGCGCAGCGAGCGGCCCGAGTATCCGCCGATTCTGCTGGGCGACGCCGACGCGCACAACGGGCGGATCGGTGCGGAGGCCGGAACCCCAGTTCTGATTGGCGACGCAGGGCGCGCGGCTCTCGTTGTGGCCGGGGGCGCCTGCCGCCCGTTGGTGGAGTTCCACCGGCCGGAGGTCCTATCCCTGAGCGCGCAGTCGCAGCAGGCCCTGCTCGCTTCGGCCGGGATCGACGAAGACATGGTGGCCCTGTCATGA
- a CDS encoding DNA adenine methylase has product MAKPIIPWLGGKRRLADKILPHFPKHSCYVEPFAGGAALLFARPEPAKVEVLNDINGDLVNLYRVVQHHLEEFVRQFKWALTSRQMFKWQKETRPETLTDIQRAARFYYLMQNCFSGKLEGMSFGTATTAPPGLNLLRLEETLSAAHLRLARIYVEHLTWRDCVKRYDRPHTLFYMDPPYWDTAGYDVEFPLEEYHAIAEAMRTMRGRALVSVNDHPLMREVFAGFPARVLDIRYTVGGGRGVPRAELLIQSWPEAGEIAGGP; this is encoded by the coding sequence GTGGCAAAACCGATAATTCCCTGGCTGGGTGGCAAACGCCGCCTAGCCGACAAGATTCTTCCCCATTTTCCCAAGCATTCCTGCTACGTCGAACCCTTCGCGGGCGGGGCGGCACTGCTGTTCGCCAGGCCGGAACCGGCCAAGGTCGAGGTGCTGAACGATATCAACGGCGACCTGGTCAACCTGTACCGCGTGGTGCAGCACCACCTGGAAGAGTTCGTGCGCCAGTTCAAATGGGCGCTGACCAGCCGGCAGATGTTTAAGTGGCAGAAGGAAACACGGCCCGAGACGCTGACCGACATTCAGCGCGCGGCCCGCTTTTATTACCTGATGCAGAACTGCTTCAGCGGCAAGCTGGAGGGCATGTCGTTCGGCACCGCGACCACGGCTCCGCCGGGGTTGAACCTGTTGCGGCTCGAGGAAACCCTTTCGGCAGCCCATCTGCGGCTGGCCCGGATCTACGTGGAGCACCTGACGTGGCGTGATTGCGTCAAGAGATACGACCGGCCGCATACCCTGTTTTACATGGATCCGCCGTACTGGGACACGGCAGGCTACGACGTCGAGTTTCCCCTCGAGGAGTATCACGCCATAGCCGAGGCCATGCGCACGATGCGAGGGCGCGCTCTGGTGAGCGTGAACGACCATCCCTTGATGCGTGAAGTCTTTGCAGGTTTTCCCGCGCGCGTGCTGGACATTCGGTACACGGTGGGCGGCGGCAGGGGCGTGCCGCGTGCCGAGTTGCTGATCCAAAGCTGGCCCGAAGCTGGCGAAATCGCCGGGGGCCCCTAA
- a CDS encoding helix-turn-helix domain-containing protein, whose product MSTIVMSACWPLQTKTPAQKAVLVSLADNANDEGVCWPSVGKISERTCLSERAVQDAIKWLIKHCAVAASGRTGRSTVYTVTPARYAPPQDLHPRSKRTPAESAPPQQVHPTPAASALQPPQDLHPTPAASAPRTVKEPTDEPQGNRKAGAEAPPVPDPDRLTTEQAAKLTKDELWKAGKSLLNQLGQIPLEQCGAYVGKLVKDYGADTVMEAVRQAVVERPAEPRSYLMATCKSIRAGGARPAGGKNRQEHLEERNRQAALAAARGEGVPA is encoded by the coding sequence ATGAGCACTATCGTTATGTCGGCCTGCTGGCCGCTGCAAACCAAAACCCCGGCGCAAAAGGCGGTCCTCGTTAGCCTGGCGGACAACGCCAACGACGAAGGCGTGTGCTGGCCGTCCGTCGGGAAGATCTCGGAGAGGACGTGCCTGTCCGAGCGCGCGGTGCAGGACGCAATCAAGTGGCTTATCAAGCACTGCGCGGTGGCGGCGAGCGGCCGGACGGGGCGTTCCACCGTCTACACCGTTACCCCCGCGAGATATGCACCCCCGCAGGATCTGCACCCCCGCAGCAAACGCACCCCCGCAGAATCCGCGCCCCCGCAGCAGGTTCACCCCACCCCCGCAGCATCTGCACTCCAACCCCCGCAGGATCTGCACCCCACCCCCGCAGCATCTGCACCCAGAACCGTAAAGGAACCTACAGATGAACCGCAAGGGAACCGCAAAGCGGGCGCCGAGGCGCCCCCTGTGCCTGACCCTGACCGCCTGACCACCGAGCAGGCCGCGAAGCTCACCAAGGACGAACTGTGGAAGGCAGGCAAGTCCCTGCTGAACCAGCTGGGCCAGATCCCGCTGGAGCAGTGCGGCGCCTACGTGGGTAAGCTGGTCAAGGACTACGGGGCGGACACGGTCATGGAGGCGGTGCGGCAGGCTGTGGTCGAACGCCCGGCCGAGCCGCGTTCTTACCTCATGGCTACGTGCAAGTCGATCCGGGCCGGGGGCGCGCGGCCGGCAGGCGGAAAGAATCGCCAGGAGCATCTGGAGGAGCGCAACCGACAAGCCGCGTTAGCCGCCGCGCGTGGGGAAGGGGTTCCGGCATGA
- a CDS encoding recombination-associated protein RdgC, producing the protein MWFRNLKIYRLSADWQLFGDDLEAALERQTYKPGNNLEMQALGWVPPRESGGLAHVVGGQILLTLRAESKLLPASVINQVAKARAQEIEEQQGHKPGRKQMKEIKERVTDELLPRAFSIYRDTRVWIDPLNRWLVIDAAASSKADEVVGLLAKCVDPFPLENLYVAQPPASAMTGWLAEDEAPSNFSIDQDTELRSSGESGAAIRYVKHSIDAEDARRHVQSGKQCTRLAMTWADRISFVLTEALDIKRLAPLDVLKEGNDAIATNDDEKFDSDMALMTGELAKLLTELVDALGGEKQF; encoded by the coding sequence ATGTGGTTCAGAAACCTCAAGATTTACCGCCTGTCCGCCGACTGGCAGCTGTTCGGCGATGACCTGGAGGCCGCGCTAGAGCGCCAGACGTACAAGCCGGGCAACAACCTGGAAATGCAGGCACTCGGCTGGGTTCCGCCGCGCGAGAGTGGCGGCCTCGCCCACGTCGTGGGCGGCCAAATCCTGTTGACCCTGCGCGCCGAGAGCAAGCTGCTCCCGGCCAGCGTCATCAACCAGGTCGCCAAGGCGCGCGCCCAGGAGATCGAAGAGCAGCAAGGCCACAAGCCGGGCCGCAAGCAGATGAAGGAAATCAAGGAGCGCGTCACCGACGAGCTGCTGCCGCGCGCCTTCAGCATCTACCGGGACACGCGCGTCTGGATTGACCCGCTCAACCGCTGGCTGGTGATCGACGCCGCGGCTTCGTCCAAGGCGGACGAGGTGGTCGGGCTGCTTGCCAAGTGCGTGGATCCGTTCCCGCTGGAAAACCTCTATGTCGCGCAGCCCCCCGCCTCGGCCATGACCGGCTGGCTGGCCGAGGACGAAGCGCCGTCCAACTTCAGCATCGACCAGGACACCGAGCTGCGTTCGTCCGGCGAAAGCGGCGCGGCTATCCGCTACGTCAAGCACTCCATCGACGCCGAAGACGCTCGCCGCCATGTCCAGTCGGGCAAGCAATGCACACGGCTCGCCATGACCTGGGCCGACCGCATTTCGTTCGTGCTGACCGAAGCCTTGGACATCAAGCGCCTGGCGCCGCTGGACGTGCTGAAAGAAGGCAACGACGCCATCGCCACCAACGACGACGAGAAATTCGATTCGGATATGGCGCTCATGACCGGCGAACTCGCCAAGCTGTTGACCGAACTGGTCGACGCGCTCGGCGGCGAAAAGCAATTCTGA
- a CDS encoding phage head-tail joining protein has product MAYTPADLEKLDRAIAGSQLEVQYDGKRVRFRSIDELMRARAHVSAEINKGKRRPRQFRLRNAGKGIR; this is encoded by the coding sequence ATGGCGTACACCCCGGCCGACCTCGAGAAGCTGGACCGTGCGATTGCGGGCAGCCAGCTTGAGGTCCAGTACGACGGCAAGCGCGTGCGCTTTCGCAGCATCGACGAGCTCATGCGAGCGCGAGCGCACGTATCCGCAGAAATCAACAAGGGCAAGCGGCGCCCGCGGCAGTTTCGACTGCGCAACGCTGGAAAGGGAATTCGATGA
- a CDS encoding phage antirepressor KilAC domain-containing protein, whose translation MNALIIATTAIRQDEEGRFSLNDLHRAAGGERRHQPSDWVRLQQTQDLIAELGDMIPGIPGIFSRQGLGTYVAKELVYAYAMWISAAFHLRVIRAYDALQSPAVPQDFAAALRLAADQQDEIYRQRQQLLEQQPKVEFAEAVRSTVDGISIRDMAKLLGTGQNRFFRQLRADRVLLEDNKPYQEYLDRGYFRLIEMPWRADDGQVHVSFKTLVTGKGQVWLQRRYAPPAPAQAPACTPNGLAHAAA comes from the coding sequence ATGAACGCGCTCATCATCGCTACGACCGCCATTCGCCAGGACGAGGAAGGTCGCTTCAGCCTGAACGACTTGCATCGCGCCGCCGGGGGCGAGCGCCGCCACCAGCCTTCGGACTGGGTCCGCCTGCAGCAGACGCAGGACCTGATTGCCGAGCTGGGCGACATGATTCCGGGAATCCCCGGAATCTTTTCCAGGCAAGGCCTGGGCACCTACGTCGCCAAGGAACTGGTCTACGCCTACGCCATGTGGATCAGCGCGGCTTTCCACCTGCGTGTCATCCGCGCCTACGACGCCCTGCAATCGCCGGCCGTGCCCCAGGACTTCGCCGCCGCGCTGCGGCTGGCCGCCGACCAGCAGGACGAGATCTACCGCCAGCGCCAGCAGTTGCTCGAGCAGCAGCCCAAGGTCGAATTCGCCGAGGCGGTGCGCAGCACGGTCGACGGCATCAGCATCCGGGACATGGCCAAGCTGCTGGGCACCGGCCAGAACCGCTTCTTCCGCCAGCTGCGCGCAGACCGCGTTTTGCTGGAGGACAACAAGCCGTACCAGGAATACCTGGACCGCGGCTACTTCCGACTGATCGAAATGCCCTGGCGCGCCGATGACGGCCAGGTGCATGTGTCATTCAAGACCCTGGTGACGGGCAAGGGCCAGGTGTGGCTCCAGCGCCGCTATGCGCCCCCGGCGCCCGCCCAGGCCCCGGCATGCACCCCGAACGGGCTCGCGCACGCCGCAGCATAG
- a CDS encoding Ref family recombination enhancement nuclease, translating into MKGKPRTAVERRFHDLLCSVVGCAACRFGHSVVTHHVSVHHMRGRTRPGVQFFVLPLCAGHHQKGTGASWMKSVHEDKAEFVTRYGTQEHLLRLCVMFVLARGHNVPDAALCAAGIDPQVAAAALAMRQEGEGGAS; encoded by the coding sequence ATGAAGGGCAAGCCCCGGACCGCGGTGGAGCGGCGTTTTCATGACCTGCTGTGTTCAGTCGTGGGCTGCGCCGCATGCCGGTTCGGGCACAGCGTGGTGACCCACCACGTGAGCGTCCATCACATGCGGGGGCGCACGCGGCCGGGAGTGCAGTTCTTCGTTCTCCCTCTGTGCGCTGGTCATCACCAGAAGGGGACGGGGGCGTCGTGGATGAAATCCGTTCACGAGGACAAGGCCGAATTCGTCACCCGCTACGGCACCCAGGAGCATCTTCTCCGCCTATGCGTGATGTTCGTCCTGGCCCGAGGGCACAACGTTCCCGACGCCGCCTTGTGCGCTGCGGGCATTGATCCCCAAGTCGCAGCTGCGGCGCTCGCGATGCGACAAGAAGGCGAGGGGGGCGCATCGTGA
- a CDS encoding VVA0879 family protein — MKRMTLDEFQTACIAQASSSELTTVKCPMCSALQNGLDFIAAGAGKDWDDVARYVGFSCVGRFTGAGSPRKDPDGQPCNWSLGGLFQTHRMVVVTPDGIEHPHFELATPEEAAAHHAAQQSAGGAA; from the coding sequence ATGAAGCGGATGACGTTGGACGAGTTTCAGACCGCCTGCATAGCCCAGGCCAGCAGCAGTGAACTCACGACGGTGAAGTGTCCGATGTGCAGCGCGTTGCAGAACGGACTCGACTTCATCGCGGCCGGCGCGGGGAAGGATTGGGACGACGTGGCGCGCTATGTCGGCTTCTCCTGCGTCGGGCGCTTTACGGGTGCCGGCTCGCCCCGAAAGGATCCGGACGGGCAGCCGTGCAACTGGAGCCTGGGTGGCCTATTCCAGACACATCGCATGGTGGTAGTGACGCCCGACGGCATCGAGCATCCCCATTTCGAACTGGCGACCCCCGAGGAAGCGGCGGCCCATCACGCCGCCCAGCAGAGCGCAGGCGGTGCAGCATGA
- a CDS encoding S24 family peptidase, with amino-acid sequence MVHAKSGTFTTMVEYRDRLAAAMKAASISASKLAEGLDTSYQAVKKVIDGKSQAFNAANNAQAAKILGVSSDWLALGGPDMHAGASPAATTEPWPFPSVPESLVRALPEDLTKQLEGALLLALGQMGVKTKGPSKSSAPTGKAGELVDMDLAADEFPMRLREAMPWEVDAARPAAKRAPLQISTQPDVHIADAGYSANDHEFMPVPELDVRLAAGRLGIENYEETQIGEILLRKSFLMSFGLPVDRMRIVYGDGDSMEPVIRNRAPMLFFEDRITDKTQINPLTIYAINRSGKMLVKCLARDRSNNWLMRSLNPRYPDAPMNDDEGGDVRIIGRILWSPYDLRNGVDRRLISR; translated from the coding sequence ATGGTTCACGCCAAATCGGGTACTTTTACAACTATGGTTGAGTATCGCGACCGCCTCGCAGCGGCAATGAAAGCCGCCTCTATTTCTGCGTCGAAGCTCGCGGAAGGACTGGACACGTCATATCAAGCCGTCAAAAAAGTCATCGACGGCAAATCGCAGGCATTCAATGCGGCGAACAACGCGCAGGCAGCGAAGATCCTCGGCGTGTCGAGTGACTGGCTGGCCCTCGGTGGCCCAGACATGCACGCTGGTGCATCACCGGCAGCAACGACCGAGCCGTGGCCTTTCCCATCGGTACCCGAGTCGCTAGTCCGCGCCCTACCTGAAGATCTGACCAAGCAATTGGAAGGTGCATTGCTACTCGCGCTCGGGCAGATGGGCGTGAAAACGAAGGGGCCGTCGAAATCCAGCGCCCCCACTGGCAAAGCGGGTGAATTGGTCGATATGGACCTGGCGGCCGACGAATTCCCCATGCGGCTCCGGGAGGCAATGCCTTGGGAGGTGGACGCCGCTCGCCCCGCCGCCAAACGTGCGCCTCTTCAGATCAGCACACAGCCCGACGTGCATATCGCCGACGCTGGCTATTCGGCCAACGACCACGAATTCATGCCTGTTCCCGAGCTGGATGTGCGCCTGGCCGCAGGTCGCCTCGGCATCGAGAACTATGAAGAAACTCAGATCGGCGAAATCCTGTTGCGCAAGTCGTTCCTGATGTCCTTCGGCCTACCGGTAGACCGAATGCGCATCGTCTATGGGGACGGCGACAGCATGGAGCCCGTGATACGCAATCGGGCGCCGATGCTCTTCTTCGAAGACCGCATCACCGATAAGACACAGATCAACCCCTTGACGATCTATGCGATCAATCGCAGCGGAAAGATGTTGGTCAAGTGTCTTGCGCGGGATCGCTCCAACAACTGGCTGATGCGCTCTCTAAACCCGCGCTACCCAGACGCGCCCATGAACGATGACGAAGGCGGCGACGTGCGAATCATCGGGCGCATACTCTGGTCACCCTACGACCTACGCAACGGTGTCGATCGCCGATTGATTTCGCGTTAA
- the ssb gene encoding single-stranded DNA-binding protein, producing the protein MASVNKVILVGNLGRDPDIRYAPDGAAVCSMSIATTSTWKDRASGERREETEWHRVVMYNRLAEIAGEYLKKGRSVYIEGRLKTRKWRDKDTGGDRYSTEIIGDQLQMLGGRDGQAEGGHAADAPDGSDSRRRQRPASAPPSDGTDPDIPF; encoded by the coding sequence ATGGCCTCAGTCAACAAAGTCATCCTGGTCGGCAACCTGGGGCGCGACCCGGACATCAGATATGCCCCCGATGGCGCCGCCGTCTGCAGCATGTCGATCGCCACGACGTCCACGTGGAAAGACCGCGCCAGCGGTGAACGCCGCGAAGAAACCGAATGGCACCGCGTCGTCATGTACAACCGCCTGGCCGAAATCGCAGGCGAATACCTGAAGAAAGGCCGCTCGGTCTACATCGAGGGCCGCCTGAAGACCCGCAAGTGGCGAGACAAGGACACCGGCGGCGACCGCTACAGCACCGAAATCATCGGCGATCAGCTGCAGATGCTCGGCGGCCGTGACGGTCAAGCCGAAGGCGGCCACGCCGCCGACGCCCCGGACGGCTCAGACAGCCGGCGGCGCCAACGCCCCGCCAGCGCCCCGCCCAGCGACGGAACCGACCCGGACATCCCCTTCTAG